One Panicum virgatum strain AP13 chromosome 3N, P.virgatum_v5, whole genome shotgun sequence DNA segment encodes these proteins:
- the LOC120664312 gene encoding hypoxanthine-guanine phosphoribosyltransferase-like: protein MFHDNMTTHWPNSVRRSKAAPKILVLARFPTNPASSQPRNIVTPTPPPAHQRLLNKSPALRARRRPTTLAALPVAAAAAAAVMVSAEAGIERVLWTEAEVAARVGEVAAELAADLRALPEPAVVVGVATGALLFLADLVRRVDAPLAVDFVRVESYGGGTESSGKPRITADLKVDVAGKHVVVVEDIVDTGNTLSCLIAHLEKKGASSISVCTFLDKPARRKVDIQLVGDGKFYSGFECPDYFVVGYGLDYAELYRNLPYVGVLKPEKYKKDSSN from the exons ATGTTCCATGATAACATGACCACACACTGGCCAAACTCAGTACGGCGCAGCAAAGCTGCGCCAAAGATTCTAGTCCTTGCACGGTTCCCCACCAATCCCGCGTCTTCCCAGCCGCGCAACATCGTCACCCCCaccccgccgcccgcgcaccaACGCCTGCTCAATAAATCCCCCGcgctccgcgcccgccgccgccctacaaccctagccgccctccctgtcgccgcggccgccgccgccgccgtcatggTGAGCGCCGAGGCCGGCATCGAGCGCGTGCTGTGGACGGAGGCCGAGGTGGCCGCCCGCGTGGGCGAggtcgccgccgagctcgcggCCGACCTGCGCGCGCTGCCGGAGCCCGCGgtcgtcgtcggcgtcgccACGGGCGCGCTCCTCTTCCTCGCCGACCTCGTCCGCCGCGTCGACGCGCCGCTCGCGGTCGACTTCGTGCGCGTCGAGTCCTACGGCGGCGGGACCGAGTCCAGCGGCAAGCCCCGAATCACGGCCGACCTCAAGGTCGACGTCGCCGGGAAGCACGTCGTCGTG GTTGAGGATATTGTGGATACAGGGAATACTCTCTCATGTCTCATTGCTCATTTAGAAAAGAAAGGGGCATCATCCATATCGGTTTGCACTTTCCTTGACAAACCAGCAAGAAGGAAAGTTGATATTCAGCTTGTGGGGGATGGAAAATTCTACAGTGGCTTTGAG TGCCCGGACTACTTTGTTGTTGGTTATGGTTTGGATTATGCAGAGCTCTACCGCAACCTGCCTTATGTCGGAGTTCTCAAGCCTGAGAAGTACAAAAAGGATTCAAGCAATTAG
- the LOC120664311 gene encoding protein SLOW GREEN 1, chloroplastic-like yields MNFILPTTIPTSSASLLRIRRQPVAAGPSLPTPLKPNRFRIPPKPPRSSRAPSISPSLKPPIVRVLSSVASTLRTLLFLLAAGLLSLSGVRPPPALASAPPPTLQPEEIEGQGEDEQQESEERKQEVEKAEVKEKEEQHEDEDDDKFRMYSAILSRSPGDLDALKCALYAKMRRADWGGALRYARRLRDAEPGEVEWRLMVAQLHELTGDLDEAERQFREVLAEEPLLVRALHGFALCMHKKLEGPTVFEILENALQVAISDKRVPEERDIKLLIAQMHVVMGQFEVASEKLQNLIDEDPRDFRPHLCQGIVYALLDRKEDADKQFDIYRSLVPDEFPDKSFINDVILAAKMESDNQIQKEFGSEFLSKK; encoded by the exons ATGAACTTCATCTTGCCCACCACAATTCCCACATCCTCTGCCTCCCTCCTCCGCATCCGCCGCCAACCCGTCGCTGCCGGCCCCTCCCTCCCCACCCCCCTCAAACCCAACCGCTTCCGAATTCCACCCAAACCCCCACGCTCCTCCAGAGCCCCCTCTATCTCCCCCTCCCTCAAGCCCCCGATAGTCCGCGTCCTCTCGTCCGTCGCCTCAACCTTGAGGACCCTCCTATTCCTGCTCGCCGCaggcctcctctccctctccggcgtCCGCCCGCCCCCCGCCCTCGCCTCCGCTCCCCCGCCAACTCTGCAGCCAGAGGAAATCGAGGGGCAAGGCGAAGACGAGCAGCAAGAATCCGAAGAAAGGAAGCAGGAGGTCGAGAAAGCAGAGGTAAAAGAGAAAGAGGAGCAGCACGAGGATGAGGACGACGATAAGTTTCGTATGTATTCGGCGATTCTGAGCCGCAGCCCGGGCGACCTGGACGCGCTCAAGTGCGCACTGTACGCCAAGATGAGGCGCGCGGACTGGGGCGGCGCGCTCCGGTACGCGCGGCGGCTGCGTGACGCCGAGCCCGGCGAGGTGGAGTGGCGGCTGATGGTGGCGCAGCTGCACGAGCTCACCGGGGACCTCGACGAGGCCGAGCGTCAGTTCAGGGAGGTCCTAGCAGAGGAGCCGCTTCTCGTCCGTGCTCTCCAT GGATTCGCACTGTGTATGCATAAGAAACTCGAAGGCCCTACTGTTTTTGAAATACTTGAGAATGCTTTGCAAGTTGCAATTTCTGACAAAAGGGTCCCGGAAGAGCGCGACATAAAGCTTTTGATTGCACAGATGCATGTTGTCATG GGTCAGTTCGAAGTTGCATCTGAGAAACTACAAAATCTTATAGATGAAGATCCTCGAGATTTCCGGCCTCACCTTTGCCAG GGCATTGTGTATGCACTTTTAGACAGGAAAGAAGATGCAGATAAGCAATTTGATATATACAGAAGCCTCGTGCCAGATGAATTCCCAGATAAGAGTTTTATTAATGATGTTATACTAGCAGCTAAAATGGAGTCAGATAATCAGATACAAAAGGAATTTGGATCAGAATTTCTATCAAAGAAATGA